The following proteins come from a genomic window of Sorghum bicolor cultivar BTx623 chromosome 3, Sorghum_bicolor_NCBIv3, whole genome shotgun sequence:
- the LOC8063072 gene encoding protein DETOXIFICATION 14 — protein sequence MAAAREEDEATQARPLLLPRRPAQEDQKWWRRWAREAGWVGYLALPMVVVNLSQYAVQVSSNMMVGHLPGVLPLSSAAIATSLANVSGFSLLIGLASALETLCGQAYGAKQYHKLGLDTYRAIVTLLVVCIPLSLLWVFMDKILVLIGQDPLISQGAGRYMIWMIPGLFANAVIQPLTKFLQTQSLIYPLLLSSVATAAIHIPLCYVMVFKTGLGYTGAALTISISYWLNVAMLVGYIVFSSSCKETRARPTIEVFRGVDAFLRLALPSALMMCFEWWSFELLTLMSGLLPNPELQTSVLSICLTSVTLLFTIPFGLGAAGSTRVANELGAGNPDGARSAVRVVLSMAGIDAVIVSGTLLAARRLVGLAYSSEEEVISSVAAMVPLVCITVITDCLQGVLSGVARGCGWQHLGAYVNLGSFYLLGIPMAILLGFVLHMGSRGLWMGIVCGSLSQTTLMSAITFFTDWPKMAEKARERVFSDKAHESAGP from the exons ATGGCCGCCGcgagggaggaggatgaggcCACGCAGGCGcggccgctgctgctgccgcggCGGCCGGCGCAGGAGGACCAGaagtggtggaggcggtgggcgCGCGAGGCCGGGTGGGTCGGGTACCTGGCCCTGCCCATGGTGGTGGTGAACCTGTCGCAGTACGCCGTTCAGGTCTCCTCCAACATGATGGTGGGGCACCTCCCCGGCGTGCTCCCGCTCTCCTCCGCCGCCATCGCCACCTCCCTCGCCAACGTCTCCGGGTTCAGCCTTCTA ATCGGATTAGCAAGCGCACTGGAGACGCTATGTGGCCAGGCGTACGGTGCAAAACAGTACCATAAACTAGGCCTAGACACTTACAGAGCGATCGTCACCCTCCTGGTGGTCTGCATCCCTCTCTCGCTTCTCTGGGTGTTCATGGACAAGATCCTGGTCCTCATAGGGCAAGACCCTCTCATCTCGCAAGGCGCCGGGAGGTACATGATCTGGATGATCCCGGGGCTCTTTGCCAACGCGGTGATCCAGCCGCTCACCAAGTTCCTGCAGACGCAGAGCCTGATCTACCCGCTGCTGCTGTCGTCCGTGGCGACGGCGGCGATCCACATCCCGCTCTGCTACGTGATGGTGTTCAAGACTGGCCTTGGGTACACAGGCGCTGCCCTGACGATAAGCATATCGTACTGGCTGAATGTGGCCATGCTTGTTGGGTACATCGTGTTCTCCAGCTCTTGCAAGGAGACACGCGCACGCCCGACGATCGAGGTCTTCAGGGGAGTAGATGCATTCCTGCGCCTAGCCCTGCCTTCTGCACTCATGATGTG TTTCGAATGGTGGTCATTTGAGCTCCTTACTCTCATGTCAGGGCTTCTGCCCAACCCAGAGCTGCAGACCTCAGTGCTTTCGATCTG TCTCACAAGTGTAACATTACTCTTCACTATACCTTTTGGGCTCGGAGCTGCTGGAAG CACACGAGTGGCAAATGAACTGGGCGCTGGGAACCCTGACGGAGCTCGATCCGCGGTCCGCGTGGTGCTGTCCATGGCGGGGATCGACGCGGTTATCGTGAGCGGAACTCTCCTAGCTGCACGGCGCCTCGTGGGCTTGGCGTACAGCAGCGAGGAGGAGGTCATATCTTCGGTCGCCGCCATGGTTCCTCTGGTCTGCATCACTGTCATAACTGACTGTCTACAAGGAGTTCTCTCAG GCGTCGCCCGCGGTTGCGGGTGGCAGCACCTGGGCGCGTATGTGAACCTTGGCTCGTTCTACCTGCTGGGGATCCCGATGGCGATCCTCCTCGGCTTTGTGCTGCACATGGGGTCGAGGGGGCTCTGGATGGGCATCGTCTGCGGCTCCCTGTCGCAGACCACGCTCATGTCCGCCATCACATTCTTCACCGACTGGCCCAAGATG GCTGAGAAGGCCAGGGAGAGGGTGTTCAGCGACAAGGCACATGAGTCTGCCGGGCCATGA
- the LOC8068029 gene encoding uncharacterized protein LOC8068029, with protein sequence MVAPGPRPLSPPGPRPRTHLDLVVLVAFKVKAAAIKRAALPAAAASIACWPCCDRVIACPSSSARRNTRPAAPTVRPAGCCRTETHTAAACHHPVRPESEREHTQTENSVGSSSMGRAPCCDKTSVKRGPWSPEEDELLRSYVHNHGTGGNWIALPHKAGLNRCGKSCRLRWLNYLRPDIKHGGYTEQEDRIICSLYNSIGSRWSIIASKLPGRTDNDVKNYWNTKLKKKAIANMQQQQEEYYHHHQQHSSGGGRGRRGGAAAAVTPRAAPRSQQCASSMQPSPASASSAVTTASASDACSFGAMYPSPSTTTLQAAAPVLARYDGTAPAPPLPPPPPQQQQQQQASALAEFSPAPAPATAISGTWAAGLPLDDMFLPELLGDSEFPPGGDFFGTGFAPLLLQDRAASASLQELSACYFPNAQAEMWAAADHHVHVKPPAGLCHSLT encoded by the exons ATGGTCGCACCTGGCCCACGCCCACTATCCCCCCCAGGCCCCAGGCCCCGAACGCACCTGGACCTGGTGGTGCTGGTGGCCTTCAAGGTCAAGGCTGCCGCTATAAAACGCGCTGCGCTCCCCGCAGCTGCAGCCTCGATCGCTTGCTGGCCTTGTTGCGATCGAGTAATTGCCTGCCCATCTTCTTCTGCCAGAAGAAACACACGCCCGGCCGCCCCCAcggtccggccggccggctgctGCCGCACAGAAACTcacaccgccgccgcctgccACCACCCAGTTCGACCGGAGTCAGAGCGGGAACATACACAGACTGAGAATTCTGTTGGATCGAGCAGCATGGGTCGGGCGCCGTGCTGCGACAAGACGAGTGTGAAGCGGGGGCCGTGgtcgccagaggaggacgagcTGCTGCGGAGCTACGTCCACAACCACGGCACCGGCGGCAACTGGATCGCGCTACCGCACAAAGCAG GGCTGAACCGGTGCGGCAAGAGCTGCCGGCTGCGGTGGCTCAACTACCTGCGCCCGGACATCAAGCACGGCGGCTACACGGAGCAGGAGGACAGGATCATCTGCTCCCTCTACAACTCCATCGGGAGCAGGTGGTCCATCATCGCGTCCAAGCTGCCGGGCCGGACGGACAACGACGTCAAGAACTACTGGAacaccaagctcaagaagaaggCAATCGCCAatatgcagcagcagcaggaggagtactaccaccaccaccagcagcacagctcaggcggcgggcgcggccgccgcggcggtgccgccgccgccgtcacgcCGCGCGCCGCTCCGCGGAGCCAGCAATGCGCATCATCCATGCAGCCGTCTCCCGCGTCCGCCTCGTCCGCGGTCACCACCGCGAGCGCCAGCGACGCGTGCAGCTTCGGCGCCATGTACCCTTCCCCGTCGACGACGACGCTGCAGGCTGCTGCTCCGGTGCTCGCGCGCTACGACGGCACGGCGCCAGCGCCgccactgccgccgccgccgccgcagcagcagcagcagcagcaagcgtCTGCGCTCGCCGAGTTCTCCCCCGCGCCGGCACCGGCCACCGCCATCAGCGGCACCTGGGCCGCCGGGCTGCCCCTCGACGACATGTTCCTGCCCGAGCTCCTCGGGGACAGCGAGTTCCCGCCCGGCGGCGACTTCTTCGGCACCGGGTTCGCCCCGCTGCTGCTGCAAGACAGGGCGGCGTCGGCGTCCCTGCAGGAGCTCTCCGCGTGCTACTTTCCCAACGCGCAGGCCGAGATGTGGGCGGCCGCGGATCATCACGTTCATGTCAAGCCGCCGGCCGGCCTCTGCCACAGCCTGACATGA